Proteins co-encoded in one Euzebyales bacterium genomic window:
- a CDS encoding methylenetetrahydrofolate reductase, whose protein sequence is MAESDSELVRASFARPRFEIIPMKGVEEQLAHLPADAVVTVTSSPTRGIDATLALAALLRREELQVVPHVAARSVADTVQLKDLLQQVSDLGIDDIFVVAGDAQAPAGQFEGTVDLLRAMADLRHSLRIGITGYPESHAFIPDETTIAVMHAKEPYASYIVSQICFDPQVTAGWVAAVRARGTRLPIHIGLPGAVDLAKLVRISMRVGIGDSLRFVRKQGGTVARLIGGYQPDALVEGLLPTLADPAMGVAGWHLFTFNEIRRTEAWRRDLLTRYARSAR, encoded by the coding sequence ATGGCAGAGTCCGACAGCGAGCTCGTCCGGGCGTCGTTCGCGCGACCGCGCTTCGAGATCATCCCGATGAAGGGCGTCGAGGAGCAGCTGGCCCACCTGCCGGCGGACGCGGTGGTCACGGTCACGTCCTCGCCGACCAGGGGCATCGACGCCACGCTGGCCCTCGCGGCGCTGCTGCGCCGCGAGGAGCTGCAGGTCGTGCCGCACGTGGCTGCCCGCTCGGTCGCCGACACGGTGCAGCTCAAGGACCTGCTCCAGCAGGTCTCCGACCTGGGCATCGATGACATCTTCGTGGTGGCCGGCGACGCCCAGGCACCGGCGGGCCAGTTCGAGGGCACGGTGGACCTGCTGCGCGCTATGGCCGACCTCCGTCACTCGCTGCGCATCGGCATCACCGGATATCCCGAGAGCCACGCCTTCATCCCGGACGAGACGACGATCGCCGTGATGCACGCCAAGGAGCCGTACGCGTCGTACATCGTCTCCCAGATCTGCTTCGACCCGCAGGTCACCGCCGGATGGGTGGCCGCCGTCCGTGCCAGGGGCACGCGCCTGCCGATCCACATCGGCCTGCCCGGCGCCGTCGACCTGGCCAAGCTCGTGCGCATCTCGATGCGTGTCGGCATCGGCGACTCGCTGCGCTTCGTCCGCAAGCAGGGCGGGACGGTGGCCAGGCTGATCGGCGGTTACCAGCCCGACGCGCTGGTCGAGGGGCTGCTGCCCACGCTGGCCGACCCGGCGATGGGCGTCGCCGGTTGGCACCTGTTCACATTCAACGAGATCCGTCGCACCGAGGCCTGGCGGCGGGACCTCCTCACACGGTACGCAAGGAGCGCACGATGA
- a CDS encoding formate--tetrahydrofolate ligase — MTFPSDLEIARGADLQPLEDIARQMGIRPDLLEPYGHGVAKISLDAIDALADRPRAKYVVISAVTPTPLGEGKTTTTVGLGQGFGHIGRRATIAIRQPSMGPTFGIKGGAAGGGYSQVVPMEQLNLHLTGDMHAVTAAHNLLAAMIDNHIHQNDDFFSTDRHSITWRRVLDVNDRVLRNIVVGLGSRTDGVIRQTGFDITAASEVMAILALSTSLRDMRERMGRIVIGSTVEGKPITAEDLRGAGAMTVIMRDAIKPNLMQTLEGTPALVHAGPFGNIAHGNSSVVADLIGIHGGDYLVTEAGFGADMGAERFFNIKCRTSGLTPDAAVLVTTVRALKAHSGRFRIIAGRPLPDDLLAENPDHVHAGAANLRKQVQNIRLHGVSPVVAINAFPTDHPSEHEAIREIAAELGARSAISTHFTDGGAGAAELAEAVAEAAEERTDFRFLYPDSASLREKIETIAIRVYGADGVEYDLAASRQLDRYEEAGYGNLPVCIAKTHLSISSDSKLKGAPTGWMLPVREVRASVGAGFIYPICGDMRTMPGLSSHPAAERIDIDSDGNIIGLS; from the coding sequence ATGACCTTTCCCAGTGACCTCGAGATCGCCCGCGGCGCGGACCTGCAGCCGCTGGAGGACATCGCCCGGCAGATGGGCATCCGCCCGGATCTGCTGGAGCCGTACGGCCACGGTGTGGCCAAGATCTCGCTGGACGCGATCGACGCGCTGGCCGACCGGCCGCGCGCGAAGTACGTCGTGATCTCCGCCGTCACGCCGACCCCACTGGGCGAGGGCAAGACGACAACGACGGTCGGCCTGGGCCAGGGCTTCGGTCACATCGGCAGGCGCGCCACGATCGCCATACGCCAACCGTCGATGGGCCCGACGTTCGGCATCAAGGGCGGCGCCGCCGGCGGTGGCTACAGCCAGGTCGTGCCGATGGAGCAGCTCAACCTGCACCTGACCGGCGACATGCACGCGGTCACGGCGGCGCACAACCTGCTCGCCGCAATGATCGACAACCACATCCACCAGAACGACGACTTCTTCTCGACCGACCGCCACAGCATCACCTGGCGACGCGTGCTCGACGTCAACGACCGCGTGCTGCGCAACATCGTGGTCGGACTCGGTTCGCGGACCGACGGGGTGATCCGGCAGACGGGCTTCGACATCACGGCCGCGTCGGAGGTGATGGCGATCCTGGCGCTGTCCACCTCGCTGCGGGACATGCGGGAGCGGATGGGCCGCATCGTGATCGGCAGCACGGTCGAGGGCAAGCCGATCACCGCCGAGGACCTGCGCGGCGCCGGTGCCATGACCGTCATCATGCGGGACGCCATCAAGCCCAACCTCATGCAGACCCTCGAGGGCACGCCGGCGCTCGTGCACGCGGGACCCTTCGGCAACATCGCCCACGGCAACTCGTCGGTCGTCGCCGACCTCATCGGCATCCACGGTGGCGACTACCTGGTGACCGAGGCCGGCTTCGGCGCCGACATGGGCGCCGAGCGCTTCTTCAACATCAAATGCCGCACGTCCGGACTGACGCCCGACGCCGCGGTCCTCGTCACCACCGTCCGCGCGCTCAAGGCGCACTCCGGACGGTTCAGGATCATCGCCGGCAGGCCGTTGCCGGACGACCTGCTCGCCGAGAACCCGGACCACGTCCACGCCGGCGCGGCGAACCTGCGCAAGCAGGTCCAGAACATCCGACTCCACGGCGTGTCCCCCGTGGTCGCCATCAACGCCTTCCCGACCGACCATCCCAGCGAGCACGAGGCGATCCGCGAGATCGCCGCGGAGCTCGGAGCCCGGTCGGCGATCAGCACCCACTTCACCGACGGGGGTGCGGGCGCGGCGGAGCTGGCCGAGGCGGTCGCCGAGGCGGCGGAGGAGCGAACGGACTTCAGGTTCCTGTACCCCGACAGCGCGAGCCTGCGTGAGAAGATCGAGACGATCGCGATCAGGGTCTACGGCGCGGACGGCGTCGAGTACGACCTGGCGGCGTCCCGGCAGCTCGACCGTTACGAGGAGGCGGGCTACGGCAACCTGCCGGTCTGCATCGCCAAGACCCACCTCTCGATCTCGTCGGACTCCAAGCTGAAGGGCGCACCGACCGGGTGGATGCTGCCGGTGCGGGAGGTGCGGGCGTCAGTCGGCGCGGGATTCATCTACCCGATCTGCGGAGACATGCGAACGATGCCAGGCTTGTCGTCGCACCCGGCTGCCGAGCGCATCGACATCGACAGCGACGGCAACATCATCGGCCTCTCCTGA
- a CDS encoding folylpolyglutamate synthase/dihydrofolate synthase family protein — protein MTILHTTTAYEQAITELFNRRPEVMVPGLRRIQALVHSMGEPQRAYAGIHLTGTNGKTSTARMITSLLLAAGERVGTYTSPHLQDVRERFRIDGEPLAVDDLLAGLDALGPHIERVEQATGEMVTFFEASTALCLWAFARARVDTGVVEVGMGGRFDATNVVDAHVAVLGRVQMDHPQLGATVGEIAWEKAGITADGATVISANTAGPPAHVIAEEVAERGARLHVLDRDFGVIARTLTPHGQRVSLRGLGGSVFTVDLPVHGAHQADNAACALAAVQAHTGQPLESAVVRAGFAGVRSPGRLELLFTDDGIPVLLDGAHNPAAARMLARSLRELHGDRRRIAVLGVMADKDIPAIVDQLRPVVDEVVVTMPDSPRAATAEQLAAVCHAGGLPVAAGVPDVGEAVRVAAWRAGSQGMVVVSGSLYTVGDARAALGGVPA, from the coding sequence GTGACCATCCTGCACACCACGACCGCCTACGAGCAGGCGATCACCGAGCTGTTCAACCGCCGGCCCGAGGTCATGGTGCCGGGGCTGCGGCGCATCCAGGCACTCGTGCACTCGATGGGCGAACCGCAGCGGGCGTACGCCGGGATCCACCTCACCGGCACGAACGGCAAGACGTCGACCGCGCGCATGATCACGTCGCTGCTGCTGGCGGCCGGCGAGCGCGTCGGCACGTACACGTCGCCGCACCTGCAGGATGTGCGCGAGCGGTTCCGCATCGACGGTGAGCCGCTGGCAGTGGACGACCTGCTCGCCGGTCTGGACGCGCTGGGCCCACACATCGAGCGGGTCGAGCAGGCGACGGGCGAGATGGTCACGTTCTTCGAGGCATCGACCGCGCTCTGCCTGTGGGCGTTCGCCCGCGCTCGCGTGGACACGGGAGTCGTCGAGGTCGGCATGGGCGGCCGCTTCGACGCGACGAACGTGGTCGACGCCCACGTCGCAGTGCTCGGGCGGGTCCAGATGGATCACCCGCAACTGGGTGCCACCGTCGGCGAGATCGCCTGGGAGAAGGCCGGCATCACTGCCGACGGCGCGACCGTCATCTCGGCGAACACCGCAGGCCCGCCGGCGCATGTGATCGCCGAGGAGGTCGCCGAGCGGGGTGCCCGGCTGCACGTGCTCGACCGGGACTTCGGCGTGATCGCACGGACGCTGACGCCCCACGGTCAGCGCGTCAGCCTGCGCGGCCTGGGCGGGTCGGTGTTCACCGTCGACCTGCCCGTGCACGGCGCCCATCAGGCAGACAACGCCGCCTGTGCGCTCGCCGCGGTGCAGGCCCACACCGGCCAACCCCTGGAGTCGGCGGTCGTCCGTGCGGGCTTCGCAGGGGTCCGCTCCCCGGGCCGGCTGGAGCTGCTGTTCACCGACGACGGGATCCCGGTGCTGCTCGACGGTGCCCACAACCCCGCCGCGGCCCGGATGCTGGCCCGTTCGCTGCGCGAGCTGCACGGTGACCGGCGGCGCATCGCCGTGCTCGGTGTGATGGCCGACAAGGACATCCCCGCGATCGTGGACCAGCTGCGCCCGGTCGTCGACGAGGTCGTCGTCACGATGCCCGACAGCCCGCGCGCCGCCACCGCCGAACAGCTCGCCGCGGTGTGCCACGCTGGCGGCCTGCCCGTCGCCGCGGGGGTTCCCGACGTCGGCGAGGCCGTCCGTGTCGCGGCGTGGCGTGCGGGCAGTCAGGGCATGGTCGTGGTCTCCGGCTCGCTGTACACGGTCGGCGACGCCCGCGCCGCGCTGGGTGGCGTCCCCGCCTGA
- a CDS encoding TetR family transcriptional regulator, which translates to MVRPGRRPRLSRDGIVEAARAVVDGAGIDGLSMRRVARELGCSPMALYRHVEDRDDLLRLLLDHIADSLRRPATSADPRRTITRVTTKVHDWLAGHPWAIDVLAAHRWSVAWITDDLTTAFLAAGLSPVAATRACEIVWHHLVGELVARHARRPAPPGATPATADLAALDPALHGHVVTARTHDQFLFGLSALLDGLLPAATRDTIAV; encoded by the coding sequence GTGGTGCGGCCGGGACGACGCCCACGGCTGTCCCGCGACGGCATCGTCGAGGCAGCGCGGGCGGTCGTCGACGGCGCGGGGATCGATGGCCTGTCGATGCGGCGGGTCGCGCGCGAGCTCGGGTGCTCGCCCATGGCCCTGTACCGCCACGTCGAGGATCGGGACGACCTGCTGCGTCTGCTGCTCGACCACATCGCCGACAGCCTGCGGCGTCCGGCGACGTCAGCCGACCCCCGGCGCACGATCACGCGCGTCACCACCAAGGTCCACGACTGGCTGGCCGGACACCCCTGGGCGATCGACGTCCTCGCCGCCCACCGGTGGTCGGTGGCCTGGATCACCGATGACCTGACCACGGCGTTCCTCGCGGCCGGGCTGTCGCCGGTCGCGGCGACACGTGCGTGCGAGATCGTGTGGCACCACCTCGTCGGCGAGCTCGTGGCCCGCCACGCCCGCCGGCCCGCGCCGCCGGGGGCGACCCCGGCCACGGCCGATCTGGCAGCGCTGGATCCGGCCCTGCACGGCCACGTCGTGACCGCACGCACGCACGACCAGTTCCTGTTCGGGCTCAGCGCGCTGCTCGACGGCCTGCTCCCTGCGGCCACACGCGACACGATCGCCGTCTGA
- a CDS encoding VOC family protein: protein MPGSSHLGAFSISLTVTDLDVSRDFYERLGFEVTGGSADEQYLIMASGTAVIGLFHGMFERNILTFNPGVAVPPDGSPWGPTDDFTDVRDIQSRLQAAGLDLETTTDPDGTGPAHITLVDPDGNPILIDQFFDRPS from the coding sequence ATGCCCGGTTCCTCGCACCTCGGCGCGTTCTCGATCAGCCTGACGGTGACTGACCTGGACGTGTCACGTGACTTCTACGAGCGCCTCGGCTTCGAGGTCACCGGCGGAAGCGCCGACGAGCAGTACCTGATCATGGCCAGCGGCACCGCGGTGATCGGCCTGTTCCACGGCATGTTCGAGCGCAACATCCTGACCTTCAACCCAGGTGTCGCGGTGCCGCCCGACGGGTCGCCGTGGGGCCCCACGGATGACTTCACCGATGTCCGCGACATCCAGTCGCGCCTGCAGGCCGCCGGGCTCGACCTCGAGACGACCACCGACCCGGACGGCACCGGACCCGCGCACATCACGCTGGTCGACCCGGATGGCAACCCCATCCTGATCGACCAGTTCTTTGACCGCCCGTCGTGA